The proteins below come from a single Microtus pennsylvanicus isolate mMicPen1 chromosome 13, mMicPen1.hap1, whole genome shotgun sequence genomic window:
- the Cptp gene encoding ceramide-1-phosphate transfer protein: MGDPESDFNLKVVLISFKQCLTEDGQVLLDHYITSWKGLVRFLNSLGAVFSFISKDVVSKLQIMEGLRNSPQYEHYTSLQSMVAYEVGNKLIDLDRHSRPRYPNSGCRTVLRLHRALRWLQLFLEGLRTSPEDARTSTLCSDAYNTTLAAYHSWLIRQAVTVAFCALPTRKVFLEAMNVGSPEQAVEMLGEALPFIENVYDISQKLYAEHSLLDLP; this comes from the exons ATGGGTGACCCAGAGTCAGATTTCAACCTCAAAGTCGTCCTGATCAGCTTCAAGCAGTGTCTTACTGAAGATGGACAAGTGCTGCTGGACCATTACATCACCAGCTGGAAGGGGCTAGTCAG GTTTCTGAACAGCCTGGGTGCCGTCTTCTCATTCATCTCCAAGGACGTGGTCTCAAAGCTGCAGATAATGGAAGGTCTGAGGAACAGCCCACAGTATGAGCACTACACCAGCTTACAGTCCATGGTCGCCTACGAGGTGGGCAACAAGCTGATAGACCTAGATCGCCACTCGCGGCCCCGATACCCTAACTCGGGCTGCCGGACTGTGCTGCGCCTGCACCGTGCTCTGCGCTGGCTGCAGCTGTTCCTCGAAGGCCTGCGCACCAGTCCTGAGGATGCTCGTACCTCCACGCTCTGCAGTGATGCCTATAACACCACATTGGCTGCCTATCACTCATGGCTCATACGTCAAGCTGTCACTGTGGCCTTCTGCGCCCTGCCCACACGCAAGGTCTTCCTCGAGGCCATGAATGTGGGCTCCCCTGAGCAAGCAGTGGAGATGCTGGGAGAGGCCCTACCCTTCATTGAGAATGTGTATGACATCTCCCAGAAGCTCTACGCTGAGCACTCCCTGCTAGACCTGCCCTAA